The following are encoded together in the Ovis aries strain OAR_USU_Benz2616 breed Rambouillet chromosome 15, ARS-UI_Ramb_v3.0, whole genome shotgun sequence genome:
- the LOC101120190 gene encoding olfactory receptor 56A3-like: MTAHQNGSISTEFSDFLLNCFVRSPSWQHWLSLPLSLLFLLAMGANTTLLITIWLEASLHEPMYYLLSLLSLLDMALCLTVIPKVLAIFWFDLRSISFFACFLQMFTMNSIFAMESCTFMVMAYDRYVAICHPLHYPSVITNQFVVKAAIFILARSIFLTVPIPILSGRLHYCQENVIENCLCANMSVSKLSCGDIIINRLYQFACGWTLLGLDLIFIFLSYTLILRAVLRLKSEGAVAKALSTCGSHFILILFFSTVLLVFVFTLVVEKKVSSDVPVLLNILHHVIPPALNPIVYGVRTQEIKQGIQRLLKKGW; this comes from the coding sequence ATGACAGCACACCAAAATGGCAGCATCTCCACTGAGTTTTCAGACTTCCTTCTGAACTGTTTTGTCAGGTCCCCCAGCTGGCAGCACTGGCTGTCCCTGCCCCTCAGTCTCCTCTTCCTTCTGGCCATGGGGGCCAACACCACCCTCCTGATCACCATCTGGCTGGAGGCCTCTCTGCATGAGCCCATGTACTACCTGCTCAGCCTCCTCTCCCTGCTGGACATGGCGCTCTGCCTCACTGTCATCCCCAAGGTCCTGGCCATCTTCTGGTTTGATCTCAGGTCTATCAGCTTCTTTGCCTGCTTCCTCCAGATGTTCACCATGAATAGTATTTTTGCCATGGAGTCCTGCACATTCATggtcatggcctatgaccgctatgtggccatttGCCACCCTCTGCATTACCCGTCTGTCATCACTAACCAATTTGTAGTCAAAGCAgccatttttattttggccagAAGCATTTTCTTGACAGTACCCATCCCCATTCTTTCAGGACGTCTCCATTATTGTCAGGAAAATGTCATTGAGAACTGCCTCTGTGCCAATATGTCTGTCTCCAAGCTCTCCTGTGGTGATATTATCATCAATCGTCTCTACCAATTTGCTTGTGGATGGACTCTGCTGGGATTGGACCTCATCTTCATCTTCCTCTCCTACACCCTCATTCTAAGGGCTGTTCTGAGACTCAAGTCAGAGGGAGCTGTGGCCAAGGCCCTAAGCACATGTGGCTCCCACTTCATCCTGATCCTCTTCTTTAGCACTGTCCTTCTGGTTTTTGTCTTCACGCTTGTGGTAGAAAAGAAAGTGTCCTCTGATGTGCCAGTCTTGCTCAATATCCTCCACCACGTCATCCCTCCAGCCCTCAACCCCATTGTCTATGGAGTGCGAACCCAGGAGATCAAACAAGGAATCCAGAGATTACTGAAAAAAGGTTGGTAA